Proteins from one Malania oleifera isolate guangnan ecotype guangnan chromosome 4, ASM2987363v1, whole genome shotgun sequence genomic window:
- the LOC131153706 gene encoding uncharacterized protein LOC131153706, whose amino-acid sequence MDKFYGGGDGVTAQESDVGVGGASRGKEGDKMQVLGAAKKILGLEIRKDRAAGRLWLSQGGFYPRIDGDVCDMSKVPYVVGCVIYVMVCLRLGRAQAVSVDTSDYGVMFGIQQSDLSVVGFMDAGYVEDLDDRRSTTRHDVGGPIYWKFRVQSQVAQFTADLGYMVVAEAAMEKFKYHLDLVLCLQLLDGR is encoded by the exons ATGGATAAGttctatggtggaggagatggagttactgCACAAGAATCAgacgtgggagttggtggagcttccagagggAAAGAGGGCGATAAGATGCAA gttttgggtgcggccaagaagattcttggatTGGAGATTCGCAAAGAtagagctgcagggagattgtggttatctcagggtggcttt TACCCAAGGATAGACGGTGATGtttgtgacatgtcaaaggtcccttatgtAGTGGGGTGTGTGATATATGTTATGGTTTGTTTAAGACTGGGTCGGGCACAAGCTGTTAGTGTGGATACTTCAGACTATGGTGTCATGTTCGGCATACAACAGAGTGATCTGTCAGTTGTAGGATTTATGGATGCAGGCTATGTAGAGGACttagatgacaggaggtctacaacaCGACATGATGTGGGAGGGCCTATTTATTGGAAGTTCAGGGTTCAGTCTCAGGTTGCACAATTTACAGCTGATTTGGGGTATATGGTAGTAGCCGAAGCTGCAATGGAAAAGTTCAAGTATCACTTGGACTTGGTTTTATGTCTCCAGTTGTTAGACGGGAGGTGA